One segment of Balaenoptera ricei isolate mBalRic1 chromosome 8, mBalRic1.hap2, whole genome shotgun sequence DNA contains the following:
- the LOC132369739 gene encoding LOW QUALITY PROTEIN: annexin A2-like (The sequence of the model RefSeq protein was modified relative to this genomic sequence to represent the inferred CDS: inserted 2 bases in 1 codon), which translates to MSTVHEILCKLSLEGDHSTPPSAYGSVKAYTNFDXNIEKAIKTKGVDEVTIVNISTNRSNEQRQDIAFTYQRRTKKELASALKSAFSGHLETVIWGLLKTPAQYEASELKASMKGLGTNEDSLIEIICSRTNQELQEINRVYKEIYKTDLEKDIISDTSDDFLKSSMVALSNGQRAEDGSVIDYELIDQDARHLYDAGVKWRGTDVSKWVSIMTEPSVCRLQKVLERYKSYSPYDMLESIKKGVRGDLENAFLNLVQCIQNKPLYFPDRLYDSMKGEGTRDKVLIRITISRSEVNMLKIRSEFKKKYGKSLYYYIQQDTKGDSQKALLYLCGGDD; encoded by the exons ATGTCTACCGTTCATGAAATTCTCTGCAAGCTCAGCTTGGAGGGTGATCACTCCACACCTCCAAGTGCATACGGGTCCGTCAAAGCATACACCAATTTTGA GAACATTGAAAAGGCCATCAAGACTAAAGGTGTGGATGAGGTCACCATCGTCAACATTTCGACCAACCGCAGCAATGAACAGAGACAGGATATTGCCTTCACCTACCAGAGAAGGACCAAAAAGGAACTTGCATCAGCACTGAAGTCAGCCTTTTCCGGCCACCTGGAGACAGTGATTTGGGGCCTATTGAAGACACCTGCTCAGTATGAGGCTTCCGAGCTGAAAGCTTCCATGAAGGGGCTGGGGACCAATGAGGACTCCCTCATTGAGATCATCTGCTCAAGGACCAACCAGGAGCTGCAGGAAATCAACAGAGTCTACAAGGAAATATACAAGACCGATCTGGAGAAGGATATCATTTCCGACACATCTGATGACTTCCTCAAGTCTTCGATGGTTGCCCTATCTAATGGTCAAAGAGCAGAGGATGGCTCTGTCATTGATTATGAACTGATTGACCAAGATGCCCGGCATCTCTATGATGCTGGCGTGAAGTGGAGAGGAACTGATGTTTCCAAGTGGGTCAGCATCATGACCGAGCCGAGTGTGTGCCGCCTCCAGAAAGTACTTGAAAGGTACAAGAGCTACAGCCCTTATGATATGCTGGAGAGCATCAAGAAGGGGGTCAGGGGAGACCTGGAAAATGCTTTCCTGAACCTCGTCCAGTGCATTCAGAACAAGCCCCTGTATTTTCCTGACAGACTGTACGACTCCATGAAGGGCGAGGGCACTCGCGATAAGGTCCTGATTAGAATCACGATCTCCCGCAGTGAAGTGAACATGTTGAAAATTAGATCTGAATTCAAGAAAAAATACGGCAAGTCCCTGTACTACTACATTCAGCAAGACACCAAGGGCGACTCCCAGAAAGCGCTGCTGTACCTGTGTGGTGGGGATGACTGA